Proteins encoded by one window of Cannabis sativa cultivar Pink pepper isolate KNU-18-1 chromosome 4, ASM2916894v1, whole genome shotgun sequence:
- the LOC115712495 gene encoding uncharacterized protein LOC115712495, with translation MERKLVVLGIPWDVETDGLREYMRKFGELEDCIVMKERSTGRSRGFGYVTFVSEEDAKSALSGEHFLGSRMLEIKVATPKEEMRAPAKKVTRIFVARIPQSVSKATFQSHFEKYGEITDLYMPKDQGSATHRGIGFITFANAESVDNLMADTHELGGSTVVVDRATPKEDDFRPPPVSRVPQGGYGAYNAYISAATRYAALGAPTLYDHPGPMYGRGESTRGVGKKIFVGRLPPEASIEDLRQYFGRFGRIMDVYVPRDPKRSGHRGFGFVTFAEDGVAERVARRSHEICGQQVAIDTATPLDDAGPSGNYMMNSAETFGGYPGPMRGGYGRMYGSLDFDDWGGYGMGSGRPSRADWRYRPY, from the exons TTCCGTGGGACGTTGAAACGGATGGATTGAGAGAGTATATGAGAAAGTTTGGAGAATTGGAAGATTGTATTGTCATGAAG GAGCGTTCAACTGGTCGTTCTCGTGGATTTGGGTATGTGACATTTGTGTCAGAAGAAGATGCTAAG AGTGCTTTATCAGGGGAGCACTTCCTTGGGAGCAGAATGCTTGAGATTAAAGTCGCAACTCCAAAG GAAGAAATGAGAGCACCTGCAAAAAAAGTGACCAGAATTTTTGTGGCAAGGATTCCACAATCAGTGTCAAAAGCTACTTTTCAGAG tCATTTTGAGAAATATGGTGAGATAACTGACTTATACATGCCAAAG GATCAAGGCTCGGCTACACATCGTGGAATTGGGTTTATCACCTTTGCGAATGCAG AGTCTGTTGATAATTTGATGGCTGACACTCATGAGTTGGGAGGTTCAACTGTAGTTGTTGATCGAGCAACTCCTAAG GAAGATGACTTTAGGCCACCACCAGTAAGCAGAGTACCACAGGGTGGATATGGCGCATATAATGCATATATTTCTGCAGCAACTAGATATGCAGCGCTCGGTGCTCCTACCTTATATGATCATCCGGGACCTATGTATGGAA GAGGTGAATCTACTCGAGGAGTGGGAAAGAAAATCTTTGTTGGTAGGCTACCTCCAGAGGCATCTATTGAAGACCTTCGGCAATACTTTGGAAGATTTGGCCGTATAATGGATGTCTATGTTCCCAGG GACCCCAAAAGAAGTGGCCACAGAGGTTTTGGTTTTGTAACATTTGCTGAAGATGGTGTCGCAGAACGTGTGGCACGGAGGTCTCATGAGATATGTGGACAACAG GTTGCAATAGATACGGCCACACCTCTTGACGATGCTGGCCCTAGTGGAAATTACATGATGAACAGTGCAGAAACCTTTGGGGGATATCCCGGTCCAATGCGTGGCGGCTACGGCAGGATGTATGGAAGTCTAGACTTTGATGAC TGGGGTGGTTACGGAATGGGGAGCGGGAGACCGTCCAGAGCAGATTGGAGGTACAGGCCATACTAA
- the LOC115712494 gene encoding uncharacterized protein LOC115712494: MKKRSVSHDLGTYPSPGAPQYRGNTGNCQKGWASERLPPIGGGLQIGSSSSTAALMSFNSGRTLPSKWEDAERWICSPVFGQGGVTSSSSSHNCLNHNSNNNNNNYYYQKRPKSKSGPIVHPATSYYSNHSPAAVLEGRGGGSLRSFATAAAAAGSSPFSTGVLGAESVFSGGVGVGLGQGQGQASRLESVPLWPELGENSTNNSNSNPSPKKDGEEALVSRDVSKREMANQMSPPPPPNKESGRSSMEVGRLSLSSSPPALLSIMEQQSEDHSHSRSRSHSGKLEVKDVEVDKRATMIRWSKKRGIRISKKDKLGVNNNSNNDLTENALPVSASSFDVSESAMDNSKWQREEAKIIAWENLQKAKAEAEIRKLEVKLEKKRSATMDKIIDKLRTAQYRAHQMRTNLSADESHSRSHSHSHEVLKTPRKFFCLRKQMRVGSLGRFFSCRAS, encoded by the exons ATGAAAAAACGCTCTGTTTCCCATGATCTAGGTACATATCCAAGCCCAGGAGCTCCACAATACCGTGGAAATACAGGAAATTGTCAAAAGGGTTGGGCCTCAGAGAGATTACCTCCAATCGGAGGTGGTTTGCAGATTGGTTCATCGTCATCAACTGCTGCTTTAATGAGTTTCAACAGTGGAAGAACACTTCCCTCTAAATGGGAAGATGCAGAGAGGTGGATTTGTAGCCCTGTTTTTGGACAAGGGGGGGTGACTAGTAGTAGCAGTAGTCACAATTGCTTGAatcataatagtaataataataacaacaattaTTATTATCAGAAGAGGCCAAAGTCTAAAAGTGGCCCAATTGTTCACCCTGCAACTTCGTACTACTCAAACCATTCTCCGGCTGCAGTGTTGGAAGGCCGCGGTGGAGGCAGTTTGAGGAGCTTTGCGACTGCGGCCGCGGCGGCGGGTAGTTCGCCTTTTTCTACTGGTGTTTTGGGAGCAGAAAGTGTGTTCAGTGGTGGTGTTGGTGTAGGATTAGGACAGGGACAGGGACAGGCCTCTAGATTGGAAAGTGTTCCCCTTTGGCCAGAATTAGGAGAGAACAGTACTAATAATTCTAATTCAAACCCATCTCCAAAG AAAGATGGGGAGGAAGCCTTGGTTTCTAGGGACGTTTCGAAACGAGAAATGGCGAACCAAATGagtcctcctcctcctcctaaTAAGGAGAGTGGTCGTTCATCTATGGAGGTTGGGAGGTTGTCGCTTAGTTCCTCTCCACCAGCTCTACTTTCTATAATGGAGCAACAAAGTGAGGATCACTCTCACTCTCGTTCTCGTTCTCATTCTGGTAAATTAGAAGTCAAAGATGTTGAGGTTGACAAACGAGCCACCATGATTCGGTGGTCAAAGAAACGTGGAATAAGAATCAGTAAGAAAGACAAGCTTGgtgttaataataatagtaataatgacCTCACTGAAAATGCTTTGCCAGTTTCGGCTTCTTCTTTTGATGTTTCAGAGTCTGCCATGGACAACTCAAA ATGGCAAAGAGAGGAAGCCAAAATCATTGCGTGGGAGAATTTACAGAAGGCAAAAGCAGAAGCTGAAATTAGAAAACTTGAG GTGAAACTAGAAAAGAAGAGGTCAGCTACAATGGATAAGATCATAGACAAGCTGAGAACAGCACAGTATAGAGCACACCAAATGAGAACCAACTTGTCTGCCGACGAAAGCCACAGCCGTAGCCATAGCCATAGCCACGAGGTTCTGAAGACTCCACGCAAGTTCTTCTGCTTACGAAAACAGATGAGGGTGGGATCACTAGGTCGCTTCTTTAGCTGCCGTGCTTCCTAG